The following proteins are encoded in a genomic region of Mycolicibacterium confluentis:
- a CDS encoding coenzyme F420-0:L-glutamate ligase: MTVEHGAAAAVEILPVAGLPDFRPGDDLAAAIANSAPWLRGGDIVVVTSKVVSKCEGRIVPAPTDPDERDALRRRLIDAEAVRVLARKGRTLITENAYGLVQAAAGVDGSNIGSDELALLPVDPDASAARLRTALSERLGVTVGVVITDTMGRAWRNGQTDVAIGSAGLSVLYGYAGANDTHGNELLVTEVAVADEVAAAADLVKGKLTAIPVAVVRGLNLADDGSTGRRLVRAGEEDLFWLGTAEAIDLGRRQAQLLRRSVRAFADDPVDPELIESAVAEALTAPAPHHTRPVRFVWLRDAERRTALLDRLGQRWRADLTADGRDPDSVERRVARGQILYDAPEVVIPFMVPDGAHQYPDAARTAAEHTMFTVAVGAAVQALLVALAVRGVGSCWIGSTIFAADDVRAELDLPADWEPLGAIAIGHHPDEEPPGPREPVPTDDLLVQR; the protein is encoded by the coding sequence GTGACCGTCGAGCACGGCGCGGCCGCTGCCGTCGAGATCCTTCCCGTCGCAGGCCTTCCCGACTTCCGCCCGGGCGACGACCTCGCGGCGGCCATCGCGAACTCGGCACCGTGGCTGCGCGGCGGCGACATTGTGGTCGTCACCAGCAAGGTGGTCTCGAAGTGCGAGGGCCGCATCGTGCCGGCACCCACGGATCCCGACGAGCGAGACGCGCTGCGGCGCAGGCTGATCGACGCCGAAGCCGTCCGGGTCCTCGCGCGTAAGGGCCGCACCCTGATCACCGAGAACGCCTACGGACTGGTCCAGGCGGCCGCGGGCGTGGACGGCTCGAACATCGGCAGCGACGAGTTGGCTCTCCTGCCCGTCGATCCCGACGCGAGCGCGGCCAGGCTGCGCACCGCGCTGAGTGAACGACTGGGCGTGACCGTCGGCGTGGTCATCACCGACACCATGGGCCGGGCGTGGCGCAACGGTCAGACCGATGTCGCCATCGGCTCGGCCGGGCTGTCGGTGCTGTACGGCTATGCGGGCGCCAACGACACCCACGGAAACGAACTCCTGGTCACCGAGGTCGCCGTCGCCGACGAGGTCGCCGCGGCGGCAGACCTGGTGAAGGGCAAGCTGACCGCCATCCCGGTCGCCGTGGTGCGCGGCCTGAATCTGGCCGACGACGGGTCCACGGGGCGCCGACTGGTGCGTGCGGGTGAGGAGGACCTGTTCTGGCTCGGCACGGCCGAGGCCATCGATCTGGGCCGCCGCCAGGCCCAACTGCTGCGACGTTCGGTGCGGGCGTTCGCCGACGATCCCGTCGACCCCGAACTCATCGAGAGCGCGGTCGCCGAGGCACTCACCGCACCCGCACCGCATCACACGCGTCCCGTGCGGTTCGTCTGGTTGCGGGACGCCGAGCGGCGCACCGCCCTGCTGGACCGGCTCGGTCAACGATGGCGCGCGGATCTGACCGCCGACGGCCGCGATCCCGACTCTGTCGAACGTCGTGTTGCCCGCGGCCAGATCCTCTATGACGCACCCGAAGTCGTCATCCCGTTCATGGTCCCCGACGGCGCGCACCAGTACCCCGACGCTGCCCGCACCGCCGCCGAGCACACCATGTTCACGGTCGCGGTCGGCGCGGCTGTGCAGGCGCTGCTCGTCGCACTGGCGGTGCGTGGGGTCGGCAGCTGTTGGATCGGGTCGACGATCTTCGCCGCCGACGACGTGCGCGCTGAACTCGATCTGCCCGCCGACTGGGAGCCGTTGGGCGCCATCGCGATCGGCCATCATCCCGACGAGGAGCCGCCCGGGCCCCGCGAACCCGTCCCCACCGACGACCTGCTGGTGCAGCGATGA
- a CDS encoding NUDIX hydrolase, translating to MTLRESVIATLTDWAAPDPAQDTLRHAVLAFVLAREDACQRACAPGHITASVAVLDHAREHVLLTLHPRLGRWVQLGGHCEAGDADIVAAALREGTEESGMPGLHIDPNLTALHVHPLTCSLGVPTRHLDMQFTAYAPAGATPAISDESLDLQWWPVDALPPGTDDALTHLVSRARALG from the coding sequence ATGACGCTGCGAGAGTCCGTTATTGCGACGCTGACCGATTGGGCCGCACCCGATCCCGCACAGGACACGCTGCGGCACGCGGTGCTTGCATTCGTGTTGGCGCGGGAGGACGCGTGCCAGCGTGCGTGCGCACCCGGGCACATCACGGCCTCGGTGGCGGTGCTGGATCACGCCCGCGAGCACGTGCTGCTCACGCTGCATCCCCGACTGGGGCGCTGGGTGCAGTTGGGCGGACACTGTGAGGCAGGCGACGCCGACATCGTCGCGGCCGCACTGCGCGAGGGCACCGAAGAGTCCGGCATGCCGGGCCTGCACATCGACCCGAATCTCACCGCGCTGCACGTCCATCCGCTGACCTGCTCGCTGGGCGTGCCCACCAGGCATCTGGACATGCAGTTCACTGCCTACGCGCCGGCAGGGGCCACGCCGGCAATCAGTGACGAGTCATTGGATCTGCAGTGGTGGCCCGTCGATGCGCTGCCGCCCGGCACCGACGACGCGCTGACGCATCTGGTGTCCCGCGCCCGAGCGCTGGGCTAG
- the manB gene encoding mannose-1-phosphate guanylyltransferase, producing the protein MSDFDPKKVDAVVLVGGKGTRLRPLTLSLPKPMLPTAGFPFLTHLLSRIAAAGIEHVVLGTSYKAAVFENEFGDGSKLGLQIEYVFEPEPLGTGGGIANVSEKLRHDTAVVFNGDVLSGADLGELLQFHHNHDAQVSMHLVRVSDPRAFGSVPTDSDGRVTAFLEKTDDPPTDQINAGCYVFDREIIDRIPRGREVSVEREVFPALLADDVKICGYVDASYWRDMGTPEDFVRGSSDLVRGLAPSPALGGHRGESLVHDGASVAPGAVLVGGTVVGRGAEIGPGVRLDGAVIFDGARVEAGSMIERSIIGFGAHIGPRALIRDGVIGDGAVIGARCELLRGARVWPGVVLPDCGIRYSSDV; encoded by the coding sequence ATGAGCGACTTCGATCCCAAGAAGGTGGATGCCGTCGTCCTCGTCGGTGGCAAGGGCACCCGGCTTCGGCCGTTGACGCTGTCGTTGCCCAAACCGATGCTGCCCACCGCGGGCTTCCCGTTTCTCACGCACCTGCTCTCGCGAATCGCGGCGGCGGGCATCGAACATGTGGTGCTGGGCACGTCTTACAAGGCTGCCGTGTTCGAGAACGAGTTCGGTGACGGGTCCAAGCTGGGTCTGCAGATCGAGTACGTCTTCGAACCCGAACCCCTGGGCACCGGCGGCGGCATCGCCAACGTGTCCGAGAAGCTGCGCCACGACACCGCCGTGGTGTTCAACGGCGACGTGCTGTCGGGCGCGGATCTCGGTGAGCTTCTGCAGTTCCATCACAACCATGACGCACAGGTGTCGATGCACCTTGTGCGAGTGAGCGATCCGCGGGCCTTCGGGTCGGTGCCGACCGACTCCGACGGCCGGGTCACGGCCTTCCTCGAGAAGACCGATGATCCGCCGACCGATCAGATCAACGCGGGCTGTTACGTTTTCGACCGCGAGATCATCGATCGAATCCCGCGTGGCCGCGAGGTCTCGGTGGAGCGCGAGGTCTTCCCGGCGCTGCTCGCCGATGACGTGAAGATCTGCGGTTACGTCGACGCCTCCTACTGGCGGGACATGGGCACGCCCGAGGATTTCGTGCGTGGCTCCTCGGATCTGGTCCGCGGGCTGGCGCCGTCGCCGGCACTGGGCGGCCATCGCGGGGAAAGCCTTGTGCACGACGGTGCTTCGGTGGCGCCGGGTGCGGTGCTGGTCGGCGGTACGGTCGTGGGCCGTGGCGCCGAAATCGGCCCGGGTGTGCGACTCGACGGCGCGGTGATCTTCGACGGCGCGCGGGTCGAGGCGGGGTCGATGATCGAACGGTCGATCATCGGTTTCGGCGCGCATATCGGACCGCGGGCATTGATCCGTGACGGCGTGATCGGCGACGGCGCGGTGATTGGTGCCCGTTGTGAGCTGCTGCGCGGTGCTCGGGTGTGGCCCGGGGTGGTGTTGCCCGACTGCGGGATTCGCTACTCCAGCGACGTCTAG
- a CDS encoding glycosyltransferase family 2 protein codes for MTDELPVVTVTYSPGTHLERFLSSLTVATDRPVQVVIADNGSDDGAPEAAVERYPNARLLHTGGNLGYGTAVNRGVTEFGSQAGEFIVIANPDVVWSPGSIDSLIEVARRWPRAGAVGPLIRDPDGSVYPSARHLPSIIRGGMHAVVGPFWKNNPWTAAYRQDHETPSERAVGWLSGSCLLVRRSAFEDIGGFDERYFMYMEDVDLGDRLGRAGWLNVYAPSAEILHAKGHSTGRDPARNLAAHHDSTWTYLSDRHTGWRNAPLRWAMRSALTVRSGLVVRRSRREMRRRNT; via the coding sequence GTGACCGACGAACTGCCCGTGGTGACGGTGACCTATTCACCGGGTACGCATCTCGAGCGGTTCCTGTCTTCGCTGACCGTGGCCACCGACCGACCCGTGCAGGTCGTGATCGCCGACAACGGTTCGGATGACGGGGCCCCTGAGGCCGCCGTCGAGCGCTATCCCAATGCGCGCCTGCTGCACACGGGCGGCAACCTGGGTTACGGCACCGCGGTCAACCGCGGAGTCACGGAGTTCGGCTCGCAGGCCGGCGAGTTCATCGTGATCGCCAACCCCGACGTGGTGTGGTCGCCGGGCAGCATCGACAGCCTGATCGAGGTCGCGCGACGCTGGCCCAGGGCCGGTGCGGTGGGACCGCTGATCCGCGACCCCGACGGCTCGGTGTACCCGTCGGCGCGGCACCTGCCCAGCATCATCCGCGGCGGTATGCACGCCGTCGTGGGACCGTTCTGGAAGAACAACCCGTGGACGGCCGCCTACCGGCAGGACCACGAAACGCCGAGCGAACGCGCGGTCGGCTGGCTTTCGGGATCGTGCCTGCTGGTGCGCCGATCGGCGTTCGAGGACATCGGCGGCTTCGACGAGCGCTACTTCATGTACATGGAGGACGTCGACCTCGGTGACCGCCTCGGTCGGGCCGGATGGCTCAACGTGTACGCGCCGTCGGCCGAGATTCTGCACGCCAAGGGGCATTCGACGGGCCGCGACCCGGCCCGGAATCTGGCGGCGCACCACGACAGCACGTGGACCTATCTGTCCGACAGGCACACGGGGTGGCGGAATGCACCGCTGAGGTGGGCGATGCGCAGCGCGCTCACCGTACGATCAGGGCTCGTCGTGCGCCGCTCACGGCGAGAGATGAGGAGGCGGAACACATGA
- the rfbD gene encoding dTDP-4-dehydrorhamnose reductase: MSERIVITGAGGQVGRFLARRAEHLGRRVLALTSAQWDITDPSCAPALTSDDVVINCAAMTNVDAAEGDPDRAFAVNAAGAGHVAGACARVGARVVHISTDYVFSGDFGGAAPRPYEPDDAVSPLSVYGHSKLAGEHAVLEAVPTATVVRTSWVYTGADGPDFAAVMARRARAGEAAEVVDDQIGSPTYTGDLVTALLQIIDDRLDARVLHAANAGATSRYEQARAVYAAVGADPDLVRPVSTDRFPRPAARPAYSVLGSRLSTAAGLTALQPWPEAVAQALAEA; this comes from the coding sequence GTGTCGGAGCGGATTGTCATCACAGGTGCCGGAGGCCAGGTCGGCCGCTTCCTCGCGCGGCGCGCAGAGCATCTGGGACGACGGGTTCTGGCGTTGACCTCGGCCCAGTGGGACATCACCGACCCGTCCTGCGCGCCCGCACTGACCAGCGATGATGTGGTGATCAACTGTGCGGCCATGACCAACGTGGACGCCGCGGAGGGTGACCCGGACCGGGCCTTCGCGGTCAACGCCGCCGGTGCGGGCCACGTCGCGGGGGCGTGCGCGCGGGTCGGTGCGCGTGTGGTGCACATCTCCACCGACTACGTCTTCAGTGGCGACTTCGGCGGTGCCGCCCCTCGGCCCTACGAACCGGATGACGCGGTGTCTCCACTGTCGGTCTACGGGCACAGCAAGCTCGCGGGAGAGCACGCGGTGCTCGAAGCGGTGCCGACGGCCACGGTGGTGCGGACGTCGTGGGTGTACACCGGCGCCGACGGACCGGACTTCGCGGCGGTGATGGCGCGCCGGGCGCGGGCTGGCGAAGCAGCAGAGGTCGTCGACGACCAGATCGGCTCGCCGACCTACACCGGGGACCTGGTCACAGCCCTGCTGCAGATCATCGACGACCGTCTGGACGCCCGCGTGCTGCACGCGGCCAACGCGGGCGCGACCAGTCGATATGAGCAGGCCCGCGCGGTCTACGCCGCGGTGGGGGCGGACCCCGATCTGGTGCGTCCGGTCAGCACCGACCGGTTTCCGCGGCCCGCGGCCCGGCCTGCCTATTCAGTGCTGGGCTCCCGGCTGTCCACCGCGGCGGGGCTCACGGCGCTGCAGCCCTGGCCAGAGGCCGTCGCTCAGGCTCTCGCCGAGGCATGA
- a CDS encoding LCP family protein, with protein MPVRVSRVIASVIAVAIVLGTGVAWAKIRSFEGGINHISTAALGGGGEDGAIDILLVGVDSRTDAHGNPLSAEELAALRVGNDVATNTDTIILVRIPNNGKSATAISIPRDTYVELPDNQGKMKINGVYGDAKLATMKELIENQGMDPVEGEKRGTEAGREALIETVAHLTGVTVDHYAEIGLLGFALITDALGGVDVCLKDTVYEPLSGADFPAGWQKLDGPQALSFVRQRHDLPRGDLDRVVRQQAVMASLAHQVISSQTLSSPSTLNRLQEAVQRSVVLSEGWDIMNFVDQLQKLAAGSVVFATIPVLDEAGWSDDGMQSVVRIDPDNVKEWVHSLLQGQDEGKTEEVAYSPDKTTVEVINDSDVGGLAAAVSQVLTSRGFTGGHVGNNEGPKVPNSQVQAATVDDLGAQAIAKELGNLPIVADGSVPEGSARVMLSYDYTGPGSGLEGYSPETSDASPVAATSAPLPSPILTAGSDDPQCVN; from the coding sequence ATGCCAGTCCGGGTCAGTCGCGTCATCGCGTCCGTGATCGCCGTCGCCATCGTGCTCGGCACCGGCGTGGCCTGGGCCAAGATCCGCTCGTTTGAGGGCGGGATCAACCACATCAGCACCGCCGCACTCGGCGGCGGCGGTGAGGACGGCGCGATCGACATCCTGCTCGTGGGCGTCGACAGCCGCACCGACGCGCACGGCAACCCGCTGTCGGCCGAGGAACTCGCGGCCCTGCGCGTGGGCAATGACGTCGCGACCAACACCGACACCATCATCCTGGTCCGCATCCCCAACAACGGAAAGTCCGCGACCGCGATCTCCATCCCGCGCGACACCTACGTCGAACTGCCCGACAACCAGGGCAAGATGAAGATCAACGGCGTGTACGGCGACGCCAAGCTGGCCACGATGAAAGAACTCATCGAGAACCAGGGCATGGACCCGGTTGAAGGTGAGAAGCGCGGCACAGAGGCCGGTCGCGAAGCGCTGATCGAGACCGTCGCCCACCTCACCGGCGTGACGGTGGACCATTACGCCGAAATCGGCCTGCTCGGATTCGCATTGATCACCGATGCGCTCGGCGGAGTCGACGTCTGCCTCAAAGACACCGTGTACGAACCTCTTTCGGGTGCCGACTTCCCCGCGGGCTGGCAGAAGCTGGATGGACCGCAGGCGTTGAGCTTTGTCCGCCAGCGCCACGACCTGCCGCGCGGCGACCTCGACCGCGTGGTGCGTCAGCAGGCGGTGATGGCTTCGCTTGCCCACCAGGTGATCTCGAGCCAGACACTGTCGAGTCCCTCGACGCTGAACAGGCTGCAGGAGGCCGTGCAGCGCTCGGTGGTGCTGTCCGAGGGCTGGGACATCATGAACTTCGTCGATCAGCTGCAGAAGCTCGCCGCGGGCAGCGTGGTGTTCGCGACCATCCCGGTGCTCGACGAGGCCGGGTGGAGCGACGACGGCATGCAGAGCGTGGTGCGCATCGATCCCGACAACGTCAAGGAATGGGTGCACAGCCTGCTGCAGGGCCAGGACGAAGGCAAGACCGAGGAGGTCGCCTACTCCCCCGACAAGACCACCGTCGAGGTGATCAACGACTCCGATGTGGGCGGTCTGGCCGCCGCGGTGTCGCAGGTGCTGACGAGCCGGGGTTTCACCGGCGGCCACGTCGGCAACAACGAGGGGCCGAAGGTGCCCAACAGCCAGGTTCAGGCCGCCACCGTCGACGACCTCGGCGCGCAGGCCATCGCCAAGGAGTTGGGCAATCTCCCGATCGTCGCCGATGGTTCGGTGCCCGAGGGTTCGGCGCGGGTGATGCTGTCCTACGACTACACCGGCCCTGGGTCAGGGCTGGAGGGCTACTCGCCGGAGACCAGCGACGCAAGTCCGGTCGCGGCCACCTCGGCGCCCCTGCCGTCGCCGATCCTCACCGCGGGCTCCGACGACCCGCAGTGCGTCAACTGA
- a CDS encoding TIGR03089 family protein — MPTLTGEILDPLMRDNPSGPRITYYDDATGERIELSTVTLANWAAKTANLLRDELGADPSTTVAVLLPAHWQTSAVLLGVWWIGAQVTLTGPADVALCTADRLPEAEEAVGMGEIAVLSLDPFGKPVADLPVGITDYATAVRAQGDQIVPERVPGPALGGRAVDEVLAEARAHAATLGLSGADRVLSTHGWATPEDLVRNLVAIFASGASLVQVANEDASTRERRVQTEKVTRIL, encoded by the coding sequence GTGCCTACCCTGACGGGCGAGATCCTCGACCCCCTGATGCGTGACAACCCCTCGGGACCCCGCATCACCTATTACGACGATGCCACCGGCGAACGCATCGAGTTGTCCACGGTGACGCTGGCCAACTGGGCCGCCAAGACCGCCAACCTGCTGCGCGACGAACTCGGCGCTGACCCCTCGACGACGGTCGCCGTGCTGCTGCCCGCGCACTGGCAGACCTCGGCCGTGCTGCTCGGCGTCTGGTGGATCGGCGCGCAGGTGACGCTGACGGGTCCGGCAGACGTCGCGCTGTGCACCGCCGACCGCCTGCCGGAGGCCGAGGAGGCCGTCGGCATGGGTGAGATCGCGGTGCTCTCGCTCGACCCGTTCGGCAAGCCCGTCGCGGACCTTCCGGTCGGCATCACCGATTACGCGACCGCCGTGCGCGCCCAGGGCGACCAGATCGTGCCCGAACGGGTTCCGGGGCCGGCCCTGGGTGGCCGCGCGGTCGACGAGGTGCTGGCCGAGGCCCGGGCACACGCCGCGACACTCGGCCTCAGCGGCGCCGACCGGGTGCTGTCGACGCACGGGTGGGCCACGCCCGAAGACCTGGTGCGCAACCTGGTGGCGATCTTCGCCTCAGGTGCATCCCTGGTTCAGGTGGCCAACGAGGATGCGTCCACCCGGGAACGGCGCGTGCAGACCGAGAAGGTCACCCGAATCCTGTGA
- a CDS encoding biotin--[acetyl-CoA-carboxylase] ligase, producing the protein MNHDALRPPVDTELIRRTALQPAGPWRRFNVVTETGSTNADLLARARSGEDIAGAVLAADHQTAGRGRNGRQWSAPPRSQVAVSVGVDVSGVPSSAWGLLPLATGVSVIDAVAAVTGLEAKLKWPNDVLAETGKLAGVLAEVASPAPVVVIGTGINVSLTADELPDPVATSLTMLGAGPVDRTALLAGYLTALARRVQQWRVADPDLLADYRQRSATLGTAVKVLLPGDRQLVGQAVDIDDFGRLLIDADGEQVTVAAGDVTHLRPAQ; encoded by the coding sequence GTGAACCACGACGCCCTGCGCCCCCCTGTCGACACCGAGCTGATTCGTCGGACGGCACTGCAACCTGCGGGTCCGTGGCGCCGCTTCAATGTGGTGACCGAGACCGGATCTACCAATGCCGATCTGCTGGCGCGCGCCCGCTCCGGTGAGGACATCGCGGGCGCGGTGCTGGCCGCCGACCATCAGACCGCAGGCCGCGGTCGCAACGGCAGGCAGTGGTCGGCGCCGCCACGTTCCCAGGTCGCGGTGTCGGTGGGGGTCGACGTCTCCGGGGTGCCATCGTCGGCGTGGGGGCTGCTTCCGCTGGCCACCGGGGTCTCGGTCATCGACGCGGTGGCGGCCGTCACGGGCCTCGAGGCGAAGCTGAAGTGGCCCAACGACGTGCTGGCCGAGACCGGCAAACTGGCGGGCGTCCTGGCTGAGGTGGCCTCGCCGGCGCCGGTCGTCGTGATCGGCACCGGAATCAACGTGTCCCTGACCGCCGACGAACTGCCCGATCCGGTGGCGACCTCGTTGACCATGCTGGGTGCGGGGCCCGTCGACCGCACCGCACTGCTGGCCGGCTATCTCACCGCCTTGGCGCGCCGTGTGCAGCAGTGGCGAGTCGCAGACCCCGACCTGCTGGCCGACTACCGGCAGCGCAGCGCCACGCTGGGCACGGCGGTCAAGGTGCTGCTGCCCGGGGACCGGCAGCTGGTCGGACAGGCCGTCGACATCGACGACTTCGGCCGACTGCTGATCGACGCCGACGGCGAGCAGGTCACCGTGGCGGCCGGGGATGTCACCCATCTGCGCCCCGCACAGTGA
- a CDS encoding YdcF family protein has product MSTIRGSRRSRTALRLAIGVVLVLAGLGGAGFPVYVAPTTDALRPADAVLILGGPGYARYPFGLELAAEGWAPMVVISNPNGARDPWLTEYCAAPHTNPAVQCFAPDPPTTRGEGAMLRQMADEHGWRRVIVVTFRPHISRARFILERCFAGELVMAASPTHLSAWEWASEYAYQSAGFARAVLQPGC; this is encoded by the coding sequence ATGTCCACAATCCGCGGCAGCCGCCGGAGTCGGACCGCCCTGCGCCTGGCCATCGGCGTCGTCCTCGTCCTGGCCGGCCTCGGCGGCGCGGGGTTTCCGGTGTACGTCGCACCCACCACGGATGCGCTGCGGCCCGCGGACGCCGTGCTGATCCTCGGCGGCCCCGGCTACGCCCGCTACCCCTTCGGGCTCGAACTCGCCGCGGAGGGCTGGGCCCCGATGGTGGTGATCTCGAACCCCAACGGCGCCCGTGACCCCTGGCTGACGGAGTACTGCGCGGCCCCGCACACCAACCCCGCGGTGCAATGCTTCGCACCAGATCCGCCGACCACCAGGGGCGAGGGCGCGATGCTGCGCCAGATGGCCGACGAGCACGGCTGGCGTCGGGTCATCGTGGTCACGTTCCGACCACACATCTCGCGGGCCCGATTCATCCTCGAGCGATGTTTCGCGGGCGAACTGGTGATGGCGGCGAGCCCCACGCACTTGTCGGCGTGGGAGTGGGCGTCGGAATACGCCTACCAGTCCGCCGGCTTCGCGCGCGCCGTGCTGCAGCCCGGTTGTTGA
- a CDS encoding LbetaH domain-containing protein — protein sequence MTRRTNASLFRLARAWAYPLWRGVVRAGARDTVQQDVDWWVRCIGDPRLLDLDDYGRFAYLSGALAEFRTLVHFRLRSAGWPTRLLLRMLYRPAPTLTLEADSIGPALFIQHGVATIVTAKSIGSQCWINQQVTIGYDAAGRPTLGDRVRVGAGAVVVGPITLHDGATVGANATVVDDVGAGQTVVAPLARPLTRRTAADAPTEAPTPDPE from the coding sequence ATGACCCGGCGCACGAACGCCAGCCTGTTTCGGCTCGCCCGCGCGTGGGCGTACCCGCTGTGGCGGGGTGTGGTGCGCGCGGGGGCCCGCGACACCGTGCAGCAGGACGTGGACTGGTGGGTCCGCTGCATCGGCGACCCACGGCTGCTCGACCTCGACGACTACGGCCGGTTCGCCTACCTGAGCGGCGCGTTGGCCGAATTCCGCACCCTGGTGCACTTCCGTCTGCGCTCGGCGGGGTGGCCGACCCGCCTGCTGCTGCGCATGCTCTATCGCCCAGCGCCCACCCTGACGCTGGAGGCCGACAGCATCGGTCCCGCGCTGTTCATCCAACACGGAGTGGCCACCATCGTCACCGCGAAATCCATTGGCAGCCAATGCTGGATCAACCAGCAGGTGACCATCGGCTACGACGCTGCCGGCCGGCCGACGCTCGGTGACCGGGTCCGGGTGGGGGCCGGGGCCGTGGTGGTGGGCCCCATCACGCTGCACGACGGCGCCACCGTGGGCGCCAACGCCACCGTGGTCGACGACGTGGGCGCGGGCCAGACCGTGGTGGCTCCCCTGGCCCGCCCGCTCACCCGCCGCACGGCCGCCGACGCACCAACCGAGGCACCCACGCCAGATCCGGAATGA
- a CDS encoding lipopolysaccharide biosynthesis protein, with amino-acid sequence MSGGLAPGERRALLAGPLYRILGTPVVAGLGLLNTSIIAHETGPAVFGLVALVATVALLFPFADLGIGATVLSASAQLTGPAQDSDAVNVIRRAYHVLLGVAGALVAGALVIMAFDGWALLVGFSSGPQDRWAITVAACLWAVSIPAGLGVRILIGIDRNPLATVVLMSCPAFALAVTAALAASHVSGIWYAVSALAGLVLGQLLGTVLALRISGLGTTVFGRVTSDPARARLLAGSMWLFLVGAGSAVGLQAGRVILAHLSTPEQLSQYALTAQLYAACWSVVSTAGLAYWPIFVKRRTATEETVQMWRTLTEVFGVCAFIAALGMWALGPWAAAVLSGGRIEVSSWLALAFGALLVGQAVHLPANVLLTRPDEARWQARWTLVMAALSVVVGCLVAPWGALAVVSAAVLATVVAQVIPDLAWVPRLVRRRPCGG; translated from the coding sequence ATGAGCGGGGGGCTGGCGCCAGGGGAGCGTCGCGCGCTGCTGGCCGGGCCGCTGTACCGAATTCTGGGCACGCCTGTGGTGGCCGGCTTGGGCCTGCTGAACACCAGCATCATCGCGCACGAGACCGGGCCAGCGGTGTTCGGTCTGGTGGCGCTGGTCGCCACTGTGGCGCTGCTGTTCCCGTTCGCCGATCTGGGGATCGGCGCCACGGTGCTCAGCGCCAGCGCGCAACTCACTGGGCCGGCTCAGGATTCCGACGCGGTGAACGTCATTCGCCGTGCCTATCACGTGCTGCTGGGGGTGGCCGGCGCACTCGTGGCGGGGGCCCTGGTCATCATGGCGTTCGACGGGTGGGCGCTGTTGGTGGGCTTCTCGTCGGGCCCCCAGGACCGCTGGGCCATCACGGTGGCCGCGTGCCTCTGGGCCGTGAGCATCCCGGCCGGCCTGGGGGTTCGGATCCTGATCGGCATCGACCGCAATCCGCTGGCCACCGTGGTCTTGATGAGCTGTCCGGCCTTCGCGTTGGCGGTGACCGCGGCGCTGGCCGCGAGCCACGTGAGCGGGATCTGGTACGCGGTGTCGGCACTGGCCGGGCTGGTGCTCGGCCAGCTTCTCGGAACCGTCCTGGCGCTGCGCATCTCTGGGCTGGGCACGACGGTGTTCGGTCGTGTCACATCGGATCCGGCACGGGCGCGCCTTCTGGCGGGCAGCATGTGGCTGTTTCTGGTGGGCGCGGGGTCGGCGGTGGGCCTGCAGGCGGGCCGGGTGATCCTGGCGCACCTGTCCACACCCGAGCAGCTGTCGCAGTATGCGCTGACCGCCCAGCTGTACGCGGCCTGCTGGTCGGTGGTCTCCACCGCGGGCCTGGCGTACTGGCCCATCTTCGTCAAACGCCGGACCGCCACCGAGGAGACGGTTCAGATGTGGCGCACGCTGACCGAGGTGTTCGGCGTCTGCGCATTCATCGCGGCCCTGGGCATGTGGGCGTTGGGCCCCTGGGCGGCGGCCGTGCTCTCCGGTGGGCGCATCGAGGTGAGCTCGTGGCTGGCCCTGGCGTTCGGCGCGCTGTTGGTCGGCCAGGCGGTCCACCTGCCGGCCAATGTGCTGCTCACCCGGCCCGACGAGGCGCGGTGGCAGGCACGGTGGACCCTGGTGATGGCCGCTCTGAGCGTCGTCGTCGGCTGCCTGGTGGCGCCCTGGGGGGCGCTCGCGGTGGTGTCCGCTGCTGTGCTGGCAACCGTTGTGGCGCAGGTCATTCCGGATCTGGCGTGGGTGCCTCGGTTGGTGCGTCGGCGGCCGTGCGGCGGGTGA